One part of the Mycolicibacterium aromaticivorans JS19b1 = JCM 16368 genome encodes these proteins:
- a CDS encoding dihydrolipoamide acetyltransferase family protein: MIEFTMPALGADMDEGTLDEWLVKPGDAITRGQIVAVVETTKAAVEIECWHEGVVAELLVPVGQTVAVGTPLATLAESGETPRPHMAAPAAAPVAAPHPETPVAQRPTLAAPVGHRLWVSPVARRTAASLGVDLGAVTGTGPQGAITLIDVEHAAAAQHHAEPKPAAPVASSEPKSAAEKAKQRGAAMRASIAAAMGRSKREIPHYYLADEVILDTALGWLTEQNVNRPITERLLPAVLQLKAVALAAQRFTEFNGFWHDDGYQPAAGVHVGVAISLRGGGLVAPAIHDVNEKKLDELMSDLTDLVARARAGSLRSSEMSDPTITVTNLGDKGVDSVFGVIYPPQVALVGFGRPAQRVVVVDGGIRVATTVHASLAADHRASDGHRGALFLAEINRLLQQPQEL; the protein is encoded by the coding sequence ATGATCGAGTTCACGATGCCCGCCCTCGGAGCGGACATGGACGAGGGCACCCTCGACGAGTGGCTGGTCAAGCCCGGGGACGCGATCACCCGCGGGCAGATCGTCGCGGTCGTCGAAACCACCAAAGCCGCAGTGGAAATCGAATGCTGGCATGAGGGTGTTGTGGCCGAGTTGCTTGTCCCCGTCGGGCAGACCGTGGCCGTGGGCACACCGCTGGCCACCCTGGCCGAATCAGGTGAGACGCCGCGACCGCACATGGCGGCACCGGCCGCGGCACCGGTTGCGGCGCCCCACCCCGAGACCCCGGTTGCACAGCGACCGACCCTGGCCGCGCCCGTCGGCCACCGACTGTGGGTGTCCCCGGTCGCACGGCGTACGGCGGCGTCACTGGGCGTCGACCTGGGCGCTGTGACCGGAACCGGCCCGCAGGGGGCGATCACGCTCATCGATGTCGAGCATGCCGCTGCCGCACAGCATCACGCCGAGCCCAAGCCGGCCGCCCCCGTCGCGAGTTCCGAACCGAAGTCGGCGGCGGAGAAGGCCAAGCAGCGCGGCGCCGCCATGCGCGCGTCGATCGCCGCGGCGATGGGCCGCTCGAAGCGGGAGATCCCGCACTACTACCTGGCCGACGAGGTAATCCTTGATACCGCACTGGGCTGGCTGACCGAGCAGAATGTGAACCGGCCGATCACCGAGCGGCTGTTGCCTGCGGTGTTGCAGCTCAAGGCGGTGGCGCTGGCCGCGCAGCGGTTTACCGAGTTCAACGGCTTCTGGCATGACGATGGCTACCAGCCGGCGGCGGGTGTGCATGTGGGCGTGGCGATTTCGCTGCGTGGCGGCGGGCTGGTGGCGCCGGCGATCCACGACGTCAACGAGAAGAAGCTCGACGAGCTGATGAGCGACCTGACGGATCTGGTGGCCCGCGCTCGGGCCGGCTCGCTGCGTAGTTCGGAGATGTCCGATCCGACCATCACCGTCACAAACCTGGGCGACAAGGGCGTCGACTCCGTCTTCGGTGTGATCTACCCGCCGCAGGTGGCGCTGGTCGGGTTCGGCAGGCCCGCGCAGCGCGTGGTCGTGGTCGACGGCGGAATCCGGGTTGCGACAACGGTGCATGCCAGCCTGGCCGCCGACCATCGCGCCAGCGACGGTCATCGCGGCGCGTTGTTCCTTGCCGAGATCAACCGGTTGCTGCAGCAGCCCCAGGAGCTGTAG
- a CDS encoding GAP family protein translates to MTTGLGSELTELIPLALVITLSPLTIIPGILMLHTPSPRPTSMAFLLGWVLGIGGLTAAFVLVSNALGGLNKQPTWAPYVRIVIGVALVGFGLYRWFTRKRTEHTPKWLTSMTSIGPPRAFVTAVVLVVVNPKVLFMCAAAGLAIGSAGLGTTGAWTADAVFTAVAASSVALPVLAYLVAGERLDQPLTKLKNWMEAQHATLVAVILVVIGAMVLYKGVHGL, encoded by the coding sequence GTGACGACCGGCCTCGGTTCGGAGCTGACCGAACTAATCCCCCTGGCGCTCGTCATCACACTGTCCCCGCTGACGATCATCCCGGGCATCCTCATGCTGCACACACCCTCGCCCCGGCCGACCAGCATGGCGTTCCTGCTGGGCTGGGTGCTCGGCATCGGCGGCCTGACCGCGGCGTTCGTACTGGTGTCCAACGCTCTGGGCGGACTCAACAAGCAGCCGACGTGGGCGCCCTACGTCCGCATCGTGATCGGGGTGGCGCTCGTCGGGTTCGGGCTCTACCGATGGTTCACTCGCAAGCGCACGGAGCACACCCCCAAATGGCTGACGTCGATGACCAGCATCGGTCCACCCCGCGCCTTCGTGACCGCGGTGGTGCTGGTGGTGGTCAACCCGAAGGTCCTGTTCATGTGTGCCGCAGCGGGTTTGGCGATCGGCTCGGCGGGGCTGGGGACCACTGGGGCGTGGACGGCCGACGCCGTGTTCACCGCTGTCGCGGCGTCCTCGGTGGCGTTGCCGGTGCTGGCCTATCTGGTCGCCGGTGAGCGGCTGGACCAGCCGCTGACCAAGCTCAAGAACTGGATGGAGGCCCAGCACGCGACGCTGGTCGCCGTGATACTGGTCGTCATCGGTGCCATGGTGTTGTACAAGGGCGTTCACGGCCTGTAG
- a CDS encoding aldose 1-epimerase, translating into MAELPSVVLRDPSSPLTATYVPSAGMICTSLSDDGVEFLGQRRGLQAYLSDGKTLGIPILYPWANRLSANGYGLDGGAVTLTPGVGGVRTDPNGLPIHGVLAAYPGWQVTEQSKNRLIADLDYGSRPALLASFPFPHVVTLDITLADRALTVQTTVTATTSAAVPLCYGFHPYLTVPGVPRSEWTLETPPLEHLLVDNRGLPTGERVDWPAYSEKLGDKTFDDGFDGVPAGGVFALAGGDRRIEVLFTQGFPAAQIFAPGNDDVVGLEPMAAPTNALGTGGYDTATPGRPAVSVFTIRLR; encoded by the coding sequence GTGGCCGAGCTGCCGTCCGTCGTTCTGCGTGATCCGTCCTCACCACTGACGGCGACGTATGTCCCGTCGGCGGGCATGATCTGCACGTCGCTGTCCGACGATGGCGTGGAATTTCTAGGTCAGCGCCGCGGCCTGCAGGCCTATCTGAGCGACGGGAAGACGCTCGGCATCCCGATCCTGTATCCGTGGGCTAATCGGTTGAGCGCCAACGGCTATGGGCTCGACGGCGGCGCAGTGACGTTGACCCCCGGGGTCGGCGGTGTGCGCACCGACCCGAATGGCCTGCCGATCCATGGCGTGCTCGCGGCATATCCAGGGTGGCAGGTCACCGAGCAGTCCAAGAACCGGCTGATCGCCGATCTGGACTACGGAAGCCGGCCGGCCCTGCTGGCCAGCTTCCCGTTCCCGCATGTGGTCACCCTCGACATCACGTTGGCCGACCGAGCGCTGACGGTGCAAACCACCGTCACAGCCACCACGTCGGCGGCCGTGCCGCTGTGTTACGGCTTCCACCCCTACCTGACCGTTCCCGGGGTTCCCCGATCAGAGTGGACGTTGGAGACGCCGCCGCTCGAGCATCTCCTCGTGGACAACCGCGGTCTCCCGACCGGCGAACGAGTGGACTGGCCCGCCTACTCGGAGAAGCTGGGCGACAAGACATTCGACGACGGGTTCGACGGGGTACCGGCAGGTGGGGTGTTCGCACTCGCCGGCGGTGACCGCCGCATCGAAGTGCTGTTCACCCAGGGATTCCCGGCCGCGCAGATCTTCGCGCCGGGCAACGACGACGTCGTGGGACTTGAGCCGATGGCCGCGCCCACCAATGCGCTCGGCACGGGCGGCTATGACACCGCGACGCCCGGGCGGCCGGCGGTTTCGGTTTTCACGATCCGGTTGCGCTGA
- the dnaJ gene encoding molecular chaperone DnaJ, translated as MVQREWVEKDFYKVLGVSSDASEDEIKRVARKLLAENHPDRNPDNKAADERYKEVGEARDVLTDPAKRKEYDETRRMFAGGGFRRGNGGGGGFGGFSGYGADGGEFNLNDLFDTASQTGGTNIGDLFGGLFGRGAAPRPSRPRRGKDLETETDLDFLEATKGVAMPLRLTSPAPCTNCHGSGARPGTSPKVCPSCNGSGVINRNQGAFGFSEPCTDCRGSGSIIEHPCDECHGTGVTTRTRTINVRIPPGVEDGQRIRLAGQGEAGLRGAPSGDLYVTVHVRPDKVFGRDGDDLTVAVPVSFTELALGTTLSVPTLEGKVGVRVPKGTADGRILRVRGRGVPKRDGGHGDLLVTVKVAVPPNLEGEALEALEAYAAAERSSGFDPRAGWAGNR; from the coding sequence ATGGTCCAACGCGAATGGGTTGAGAAGGATTTCTACAAGGTGCTCGGCGTCTCCTCTGACGCCAGCGAGGACGAAATCAAGCGGGTGGCCCGCAAGCTGCTCGCTGAGAATCACCCCGACCGCAACCCGGACAACAAGGCGGCCGACGAGCGCTACAAAGAGGTTGGCGAGGCCAGGGACGTCCTGACCGATCCGGCCAAGCGCAAGGAGTACGACGAGACCCGGCGGATGTTCGCCGGCGGCGGGTTCCGCCGCGGTAACGGCGGCGGCGGTGGGTTCGGCGGCTTCAGTGGCTACGGTGCCGACGGCGGCGAGTTCAATTTGAACGACCTGTTCGACACGGCCAGCCAGACCGGCGGCACGAACATCGGCGACTTGTTCGGTGGCCTGTTCGGGCGCGGCGCAGCGCCGCGCCCGAGCCGGCCGCGGCGGGGCAAGGACCTCGAGACCGAGACCGATCTCGATTTCCTGGAGGCGACCAAGGGCGTCGCCATGCCGTTGCGGCTGACCAGTCCGGCGCCATGCACGAATTGCCATGGCAGCGGCGCGCGTCCGGGCACCAGCCCGAAGGTGTGTCCGTCGTGCAACGGCTCCGGGGTGATCAACCGCAACCAGGGCGCGTTCGGGTTCTCCGAGCCGTGCACCGATTGCCGGGGGAGCGGCTCGATCATCGAGCATCCCTGCGACGAGTGCCACGGCACCGGAGTCACCACCCGTACCCGCACCATCAACGTCCGGATCCCACCGGGCGTCGAGGACGGTCAGCGTATTCGGCTGGCCGGTCAGGGTGAGGCCGGGTTGCGCGGTGCCCCGTCGGGCGATCTGTATGTCACCGTGCATGTTCGGCCGGACAAGGTGTTCGGCCGTGACGGCGATGACCTAACCGTTGCGGTCCCGGTGAGCTTCACCGAACTGGCCTTGGGGACAACACTTTCCGTGCCCACCCTGGAGGGCAAGGTCGGGGTACGAGTGCCGAAGGGCACCGCCGATGGCCGGATCCTGCGGGTGCGTGGGCGTGGAGTGCCCAAACGCGACGGTGGTCACGGCGACCTGTTGGTCACCGTGAAGGTTGCGGTGCCACCGAATCTCGAGGGCGAGGCGCTCGAGGCGCTCGAGGCCTACGCGGCCGCCGAGCGGTCCAGCGGATTCGACCCCCGGGCGGGATGGGCGGGTAACCGCTGA
- the acsA gene encoding acetate--CoA ligase, giving the protein MDVIHKGDGDLKVTPNLVDYAQTRASFRWSDVPDLCAGMGQGGCNIAYAAVDRHAEGPDADRTALRFIADTPDSPGLTTHDISYAELGRLSRRFTNVLRGLGIGKGDRVFVIMGRVPELYTTMLGALRNGSVVSPLFSAFGPEPIATRVNIGSADVLVTTAAIYKRKIAKIRGELTSVKHVLVVGDDIEGTENFHRLMDAAGDNAPIEHTTADDPSLLHFTSGTTGTPKGAQHVHGAVAMHYITGRYALDLHAGDIYWCTADPGWVTGTSYGIIAPLLHGVTSIIDEAEFDAQRWYRILQDEQVTVWYTAPTAIRMLIKAGPELPAQYHFPHLRFIASVGEPLNAEAVWWGKRVLGLPIHDNWWQTETGGIMVANTPAFDIKPGSMGRALPGVDACVVHRDDSGAVTVIDEPDVEGELALRVGWPSMFRAYLNQDERYRNSFAGDLYLSGDLVKRDADGYLWFVGRADDVIKSSGHLIGPFEVENVLTDHPAVAEAAVIGKPDPTYGELVKAFVTLKTGYSESDELRRDLMGHARKRLGAAVAPKEIDFVDALPHTRSGKIMRRLLKARELGLPEGDTSTVETAAVRHGSEVTA; this is encoded by the coding sequence ATGGACGTCATCCACAAAGGCGACGGCGACCTCAAGGTCACCCCCAACCTCGTCGACTACGCACAGACCCGCGCCTCGTTCCGATGGTCGGATGTGCCCGACCTGTGCGCCGGGATGGGTCAGGGCGGCTGCAATATCGCCTACGCCGCTGTCGACCGACACGCCGAAGGCCCGGATGCCGACCGGACCGCGTTGCGGTTCATCGCCGACACCCCCGACTCCCCCGGCCTGACCACCCACGACATCAGTTACGCCGAGCTGGGCCGGTTGTCGCGTCGGTTCACCAACGTCCTGCGCGGCTTGGGAATCGGCAAGGGTGACCGCGTCTTCGTCATCATGGGCCGCGTCCCCGAGCTCTACACCACCATGCTCGGTGCGCTGCGCAACGGCAGTGTGGTCTCACCGCTGTTCTCCGCGTTCGGCCCCGAACCGATCGCCACCCGCGTCAACATCGGATCAGCCGATGTGCTGGTGACCACGGCGGCGATCTACAAGCGCAAGATCGCCAAGATCCGTGGGGAGCTGACGTCGGTCAAACATGTACTGGTGGTCGGTGACGACATCGAGGGCACCGAGAACTTCCATCGGCTGATGGACGCCGCAGGCGACAACGCACCCATCGAACACACCACCGCCGACGATCCGTCGCTGCTGCACTTCACCAGCGGCACCACCGGCACACCCAAGGGCGCCCAGCACGTCCACGGCGCGGTCGCCATGCACTACATCACCGGCCGCTACGCCCTCGATCTTCACGCGGGCGACATCTATTGGTGCACAGCCGATCCCGGCTGGGTGACCGGCACCTCATACGGGATCATCGCCCCGCTGCTGCACGGCGTCACCTCGATCATCGACGAGGCCGAGTTCGATGCACAACGGTGGTATCGCATCCTGCAGGACGAGCAGGTGACGGTGTGGTACACCGCCCCGACCGCGATCCGGATGCTCATCAAGGCCGGCCCGGAACTGCCTGCGCAGTATCACTTTCCGCACCTGAGGTTCATCGCCAGTGTGGGTGAGCCGCTCAACGCCGAAGCGGTGTGGTGGGGCAAACGGGTGCTGGGCTTGCCGATTCACGACAACTGGTGGCAGACCGAGACCGGCGGCATCATGGTGGCCAACACCCCGGCGTTCGACATCAAGCCCGGCTCGATGGGCCGCGCACTGCCCGGGGTCGACGCCTGCGTGGTGCACCGCGACGATTCCGGCGCGGTCACCGTCATCGACGAGCCGGACGTCGAGGGCGAGTTGGCGTTGCGCGTCGGCTGGCCGTCGATGTTCCGCGCATACCTGAACCAAGACGAGCGCTACCGCAACAGTTTTGCCGGCGACCTGTACCTGTCGGGCGATCTGGTCAAGCGGGACGCCGACGGATATCTCTGGTTCGTCGGACGGGCCGACGACGTCATCAAATCGTCGGGGCATCTGATCGGACCCTTCGAGGTCGAGAACGTGCTGACCGATCATCCCGCGGTCGCCGAGGCCGCGGTGATCGGCAAGCCCGACCCCACCTACGGCGAACTGGTCAAGGCGTTCGTCACGCTCAAGACGGGATATTCCGAGAGCGACGAGTTGCGTCGCGACCTGATGGGCCATGCGCGAAAGAGGTTGGGGGCCGCGGTGGCACCCAAGGAGATCGACTTCGTGGATGCGTTGCCCCACACCCGCTCCGGCAAAATCATGCGCCGGCTGCTCAAAGCACGCGAGCTGGGACTGCCCGAGGGGGACACCTCGACGGTGGAGACCGCCGCCGTCCGACACGGCAGCGAGGTGACCGCATGA
- the pdhA gene encoding pyruvate dehydrogenase (acetyl-transferring) E1 component subunit alpha, translating into MTDQDLARGLLSDMIRVRRMEEKCAEMYSAAKIRGFLHLYVGEEAVAAGSLRALGPDDAVVATYRDHAHALLRGIPLTSIMAEMFGKQEGCSRGRGGSMHLFDASRRFYGGNAIVAGGLPLATGLAFADAQLKQNRVTACYFGEGAIAEGAFHESLNMAELWQLPVLYLCENNRYAMGTAIDRELSQTDVTANAAAYRVPTASADGMDVLACHAATVAAVEHIRTEGGPFFLEFRTYRFRPHSMFDPELYREKTEVEHWRERDPIRLFTEKCLAEGALTAGDVAAMEQRAATEVDDAVAYAEAGTLESVDDLTRDLMTPAEALS; encoded by the coding sequence ATGACCGATCAGGACTTGGCGCGAGGGCTGCTCTCGGACATGATCCGGGTACGGCGCATGGAAGAGAAATGTGCCGAGATGTACAGTGCGGCAAAGATTCGCGGCTTCCTACACCTCTACGTGGGCGAAGAAGCGGTGGCCGCGGGCTCACTGCGCGCACTGGGACCCGACGATGCCGTGGTCGCCACCTACCGGGACCATGCCCACGCCTTGCTCCGCGGGATCCCGCTCACCTCGATCATGGCCGAGATGTTCGGCAAGCAGGAGGGCTGCTCGCGCGGGCGCGGTGGGTCGATGCACCTGTTCGACGCCTCGCGCCGGTTCTACGGCGGCAACGCCATCGTGGCGGGCGGCCTGCCGCTGGCCACCGGCCTCGCCTTCGCTGACGCGCAACTCAAGCAGAATCGCGTCACCGCATGCTATTTCGGCGAGGGCGCCATCGCCGAAGGCGCCTTCCACGAATCGCTGAACATGGCCGAGCTGTGGCAGTTACCGGTGCTCTACCTCTGCGAGAACAATCGCTACGCCATGGGCACCGCCATCGACCGCGAGCTCTCCCAGACCGACGTCACCGCCAACGCCGCGGCCTACCGGGTGCCCACCGCATCGGCGGACGGCATGGACGTGCTGGCCTGCCATGCCGCGACCGTTGCCGCCGTCGAGCACATCCGCACCGAGGGCGGCCCGTTCTTCCTCGAATTCCGCACCTACCGGTTCCGCCCGCATTCGATGTTCGACCCCGAGTTGTACCGGGAGAAGACCGAAGTGGAGCACTGGCGTGAACGCGATCCGATCCGGCTGTTCACCGAAAAGTGCCTGGCTGAAGGCGCTTTGACCGCCGGTGACGTCGCGGCCATGGAACAGCGCGCCGCCACCGAGGTCGACGACGCGGTGGCCTACGCCGAGGCCGGAACGCTGGAGAGCGTCGACGATCTCACCCGGGATCTGATGACACCCGCGGAGGCACTGTCGTGA
- a CDS encoding heat shock protein transcriptional repressor HspR, whose protein sequence is MATSDEARTFLISVAAELAGMHAQTLRTYDRLGLVSPRRSSGGGRRYSERDVELLREVQRLSQDEGVNLAGIKRIIELTNQVEALQSRVEEMMDELESLRANQRRDLAVVPKSTALVVWKPRR, encoded by the coding sequence ATGGCCACGTCGGATGAGGCCCGGACGTTTCTGATCTCGGTGGCCGCCGAGCTGGCCGGTATGCATGCGCAGACGTTGCGCACCTACGACCGGCTCGGTCTGGTCAGCCCCCGGCGCAGTTCCGGTGGCGGAAGGCGGTATTCGGAGCGCGACGTCGAGCTGCTGCGCGAGGTGCAGCGGCTGTCACAGGACGAAGGTGTGAACCTCGCTGGGATCAAGCGGATCATCGAGTTGACCAATCAGGTCGAGGCTCTGCAGTCCCGCGTCGAGGAGATGATGGACGAGCTGGAGTCGTTGCGCGCCAACCAGCGTCGTGATCTGGCGGTAGTACCGAAGAGCACCGCGCTGGTGGTCTGGAAGCCGCGCCGCTAG
- a CDS encoding alpha-ketoacid dehydrogenase subunit beta, translating to MKTTYRNAVHDAIREAMRNDPRVVLLGEDVGRYGGTYAASKGLLEEFGPERIRDTPLSELGFVGIGIGAAMNGLRPIVEVMTVNFSLLALDQIVNTAAALRHMSGGQFSVPLVVRMATGAGRQLAAQHSHSLEGWYAHIPGITVVAPATVADAYGMLLTALDDPDPVIVFEHVQLYNTAVDIDALVPTDINRAAVRRTGTDVTLIAYGGCVPKALDAADQLALAGIDCEVIDLRVLRPLDDDTILESVRKTHRAVVIDEAWRTGSLAGEISARIVEGAFYDLDAPIARVCSVEVPIPYAKHLEEAALPQPEKIVAAVRGLFGTGTGG from the coding sequence GTGAAGACCACCTACCGCAACGCCGTCCACGACGCGATTCGCGAGGCGATGCGCAACGACCCCCGGGTGGTTCTACTGGGCGAGGACGTCGGGCGCTACGGCGGTACCTACGCGGCGTCGAAGGGACTTCTCGAGGAGTTCGGCCCCGAGCGGATCCGTGACACCCCGCTGTCCGAGCTGGGATTCGTCGGCATCGGCATCGGAGCAGCGATGAACGGTCTGCGTCCGATCGTCGAAGTGATGACCGTGAACTTCAGCCTGCTGGCGCTCGACCAGATTGTGAATACCGCTGCGGCACTTCGACACATGTCCGGTGGGCAGTTCTCGGTCCCGCTGGTCGTCCGGATGGCGACCGGCGCCGGCCGGCAGCTCGCCGCCCAGCACTCGCACAGCCTGGAGGGTTGGTACGCCCACATCCCGGGGATCACGGTGGTGGCCCCTGCGACGGTGGCCGACGCGTACGGCATGCTGCTCACCGCATTGGACGATCCCGACCCGGTGATCGTGTTCGAGCATGTGCAGCTCTACAACACTGCCGTCGACATCGACGCCCTGGTGCCGACCGACATCAACCGGGCCGCAGTTCGCCGCACCGGAACTGACGTCACGCTGATCGCTTACGGCGGCTGCGTGCCCAAGGCGCTCGATGCTGCCGACCAACTGGCTCTGGCCGGGATCGACTGCGAGGTGATCGATCTGCGCGTGCTGCGCCCCCTTGATGACGACACCATCCTGGAGTCGGTGCGCAAGACGCATCGCGCGGTGGTGATCGACGAGGCGTGGCGCACCGGCAGTCTGGCCGGGGAGATCAGCGCGCGGATCGTCGAGGGGGCGTTCTATGACCTGGATGCGCCGATCGCCCGGGTGTGCAGCGTCGAGGTGCCAATCCCCTACGCCAAGCATCTCGAAGAGGCGGCATTGCCGCAGCCGGAGAAGATCGTGGCTGCGGTGCGGGGGCTGTTCGGGACAGGTACCGGCGGATGA
- a CDS encoding acyl carrier protein produces the protein MSDTEIRDQVVQELLAIAPEIDEGDLSDAELLRDQVDLDSMDWLNFLVRLHKRFEVDIPESEYASLRTIDDLTSYIGAHR, from the coding sequence GTGAGCGATACCGAGATCCGCGACCAGGTTGTGCAGGAACTGCTGGCCATCGCGCCGGAGATCGACGAGGGCGACCTGTCCGACGCCGAGCTCCTGCGTGACCAGGTCGACCTGGATTCGATGGACTGGCTGAACTTCCTGGTTCGGTTGCACAAGCGCTTCGAGGTCGACATCCCGGAGTCGGAGTACGCCTCACTGCGCACGATCGACGACTTGACCAGCTACATCGGCGCACACCGCTAG
- a CDS encoding FAD-binding oxidoreductase has protein sequence MGLEDRDALAVLQAAFEDAAAPQSASQQLLNRFYTRWFALDSEVRDLFPPELASQRAAFGQAMHWVFGEFVAQRAQAPVAFLAQLGRDHRKYGVTQRHYDSMRQAWYSEMRSHFSDRWTPAVDDAAIQAVNLITGIMGGAADAENGPAWWDGTVLEHHRVSRDLAVVRLHLDRPMPYHPGQYVNVHVPQCPRRWRFLSPAMPPDPDGFIEFHVRSVLGGMVSNSIVAETRPGDRWRLSSPHGALEVDRDGGDVLMVAGSTGLAPLRALIMDLCRYGENPRVHLFFGARYPCELYDLRTLWEIAGSNPWLSVSPVSEYSSDPPWAADYPDVQPPRGLHVRQNGRLPEVVTKYGGWGDRQILICGGPAMVRATRDALLAKGAPPERIQHDPLH, from the coding sequence GTGGGTCTGGAGGATCGTGATGCGCTCGCGGTGCTGCAGGCTGCGTTCGAAGACGCCGCGGCTCCCCAGTCGGCATCCCAGCAGCTGCTGAACCGGTTCTACACCCGCTGGTTCGCACTGGACTCTGAAGTGCGGGACCTGTTCCCCCCGGAGCTGGCGTCGCAGCGGGCGGCGTTCGGTCAGGCGATGCACTGGGTGTTCGGCGAATTCGTCGCCCAGCGCGCCCAGGCCCCGGTGGCCTTCCTCGCCCAGCTCGGCCGTGATCACCGCAAATACGGTGTCACACAACGACATTACGATAGTATGCGGCAGGCGTGGTACTCCGAGATGCGCAGCCACTTCAGTGATCGCTGGACCCCAGCCGTCGACGACGCCGCAATCCAGGCCGTCAACCTGATCACCGGAATCATGGGCGGCGCGGCCGACGCCGAGAATGGGCCCGCGTGGTGGGACGGCACCGTCCTCGAACACCACCGGGTATCACGCGACCTCGCGGTCGTCCGCCTGCACTTGGACCGGCCGATGCCCTACCACCCGGGGCAGTACGTCAACGTCCACGTTCCCCAGTGCCCGCGCCGCTGGCGGTTCCTGTCACCCGCCATGCCACCGGACCCGGACGGGTTCATCGAGTTCCACGTGCGCTCGGTGCTCGGCGGCATGGTCAGCAATTCGATCGTGGCCGAGACCCGGCCTGGCGATCGCTGGCGGCTGTCCAGCCCGCACGGCGCACTGGAGGTGGACCGCGACGGCGGCGACGTCCTGATGGTGGCAGGCAGCACCGGCCTGGCGCCGCTGCGGGCGCTGATCATGGATCTGTGCCGATACGGCGAGAACCCGCGGGTGCATCTGTTCTTCGGCGCCCGCTATCCGTGCGAGCTCTACGACCTGCGGACCTTGTGGGAGATCGCCGGCTCCAACCCGTGGCTGTCGGTATCGCCGGTATCGGAGTACTCCAGCGATCCGCCGTGGGCGGCCGACTATCCCGATGTCCAGCCACCCCGCGGCCTGCATGTGCGCCAGAACGGGCGACTTCCCGAAGTGGTGACCAAGTACGGCGGCTGGGGCGATCGGCAGATCCTGATCTGCGGAGGTCCCGCGATGGTGCGCGCCACCCGCGACGCTCTGCTCGCCAAGGGCGCACCGCCGGAGCGCATCCAGCACGACCCGCTGCACTGA